The following proteins are encoded in a genomic region of Nicotiana sylvestris chromosome 4, ASM39365v2, whole genome shotgun sequence:
- the LOC138889579 gene encoding uncharacterized protein — translation MHLLFIIHYYLYTFSLYSVIINFPDEPVIVTCNEATQHENTDSKEEDEIPEEIIREVENFENKPKSNLDETKAVNLGDAEPVKETRISIDLSPTEKEEYIRFLKEYEDIFAWSYDDMSGLSTSIVAHKLPTNPMCPPVKQKLRKFKPDMSLKIKEEVTKKIKAKVLKVVEYQPDGAFGCILGQHDKTGRKEKAIYYFIKKFTPYEARYSLLERTCCALTWTAQKLRHYIYAYTTNLISRMDPLKYIFQKSMPIGKLAKWQILLSEFDIVYVTQKAVKRQALAYHLAKNPVGGECKPLKIYFPDEEVSFVGEDITEAYDGWRMLFDRTANFKGVGIGAVLVSDMGQYYPVSAKLKFLCTNNIAEYEGCILGLKIAVDMNVQELLVIGDSDFLVHEIQGEWATKISKIFPYLHHVQELIKGFTKIEFWHVPRIQNVFTDALATLSSMIQHPDKNYIDPILVRIHNQPTYCARVKEEADENLGSMTSKNTYQKENTQSMQITLRSARSGDCQIMSSTAEEACTGELLI, via the exons atgcatttgctctttattattcactactatctttacactttttctttatACAGCGTTATTATTaattttcctgatgaaccagttatcgtgacatgtaatgaggcaacgcaacatgagaatactGATTcaaaggaagaagatgagatacccgaggaaatcatcagggaggttgaaaattttgaaaataagcctaagtccaatctggatgaGACCAAAGCGGTAAATTTAGGAGACGCCGAGCCCGTcaaggagacccgcatcagcattgacttgtcaccaacagagaaggaagagtacattcgtttcctaaaagaatatgaggacatttttgcatggtcatatgatgacatgagcGGTTTGAGtacttccatagtggctcacaagttgcctactaatcccatgtgtccgccagtaaagcagaaactcagaaagttcaaaccagacatgagtttgaaaatcaaggaggaagttaccaagaaaatcaaagccaaagttctcaaggTGGTTGAGtaccaacctg atggagccttcggatgtattttgggacaacatgacaagaCGGGAAGGAAGGagaaagccatatattacttcattaagaagttcacaccttatgaagcacggtattctttgcttgaacgcacttgctgtgctttgacttggacagctcagaaattgaggcactacATCTACGCCTACACTACAaatctcatatccaggatggaccctctgaagtatatattccagaaatCCATGCCGATTGGAAAGTTGGCTAAGTGgcagatactactaagtgagttcgatatcgtctatgtaactcaaaaggcagtcaagaGACAAGCATTGGCAtatcaccttgctaaaaatccggtgggaggagaatgcAAACCCTTGAAAatttattttcctgatgaagaagtatcatttgtaggagaagacattaccgaagcatatgatggttggaggatgttattTGATAGaaccgcaaatttcaaaggagtgggcattggagcagttttggtatcagataTGGGCCAatattatccggtatctgctaaactcaaatTTCTTTGCACCAACAACATAGCAGAATATGAAGgttgcatactagggctcaaaatagcagtcgacatgaacgttcaggagttgctggtgatcggtgattcagattttctTGTGCACGAgatacaaggagagtgggccaccaagatttccaagatatttccatatctgcaccatgtgcaggaattgataaAGGGttttacaaagatagaattctggcatgtgcccagaattcagaatgtgTTTACCGacgcattagccactttgtcatccatgatacaacatccggataagaactacattgatcccattctagtgaggatccataatcagccaacATATTGTGCTCGTGTCAAGGAAGAAGCGGacgaaaaccttggttccatgacatcaaagaatacttatcaaaaggagaatacccagagcatgcaaatcacactcagaagcgcacgctccggagattgtcaaataaTGTCTTCCACAGCAGAGGAAGCTTGTACAGGAGAACTCCTGATTTAG